A stretch of the Bacillus anthracis str. Vollum genome encodes the following:
- the entB gene encoding cell wall-binding protein EntB: MGAFTTTATAETIVTADVLNVREKPTTESKVVEKVKNGEELKVINTEDGWSKIELNGKEVFVSSEFTKDIYHVTADLLNVRSESNTESKILGRLKKDDVIESTNQVKDGWLQFEYKGKTAYVNVSFLSSKAPVEKKADEKTKQVAKVQKSVKAKEEAKTQKITKAKETIKPKEEVKVQEVVKPKEEVKVQEVVKPKEEVKVQEVAKPKEEVKVQEVAKPKEEVKVQEVVKPKEEVKVQEVAKAKEEAKAQEIAKAKEEAKAQEIAKAKEEAKAQEIAKAKEEAKAQEIAKAKEEAKAREALKAKEESKNNAQSAKRELTVVATAYTADPSENGTYGGRVLTAMGHDLTANPNMRIIAVDPKVIPLGSKVWVEGYGEAIAGDTGSAIKGNRIDVLMGSKSKAMNWGRQTVKVKIL; encoded by the coding sequence TTGGGAGCATTTACTACAACTGCTACTGCAGAAACGATCGTAACAGCAGATGTACTCAACGTACGTGAAAAACCGACTACGGAATCAAAAGTGGTCGAAAAAGTAAAAAACGGGGAAGAGTTAAAAGTCATCAATACCGAAGATGGCTGGTCAAAAATTGAGTTAAATGGTAAAGAAGTATTTGTAAGCTCAGAGTTTACTAAAGATATTTACCATGTAACAGCAGATTTGTTAAATGTACGTTCTGAATCAAACACAGAATCAAAAATTCTTGGCAGACTGAAAAAAGATGATGTAATTGAATCAACGAACCAAGTAAAAGACGGATGGCTACAATTTGAGTATAAGGGAAAAACAGCTTATGTAAATGTTTCTTTCTTATCAAGTAAAGCACCAGTTGAAAAAAAGGCTGACGAGAAAACGAAGCAAGTAGCGAAAGTACAAAAATCGGTTAAAGCTAAGGAAGAAGCTAAAACACAGAAGATAACAAAGGCAAAAGAAACAATAAAACCTAAGGAAGAAGTGAAAGTCCAAGAAGTAGTAAAACCTAAGGAAGAAGTGAAAGTCCAAGAAGTAGTAAAGCCTAAGGAAGAAGTGAAAGTCCAAGAAGTAGCGAAACCTAAGGAAGAAGTGAAAGTCCAAGAAGTAGCGAAACCTAAGGAAGAAGTGAAAGTCCAAGAAGTAGTAAAACCTAAGGAAGAAGTGAAAGTCCAAGAAGTAGCCAAAGCTAAGGAAGAAGCAAAGGCACAAGAGATAGCGAAGGCTAAGGAAGAAGCAAAAGCGCAAGAAATAGCCAAAGCTAAGGAAGAAGCAAAAGCACAAGAGATAGCGAAGGCTAAGGAAGAAGCAAAAGCGCAAGAAATAGCCAAAGCTAAGGAAGAGGCAAAAGCACGAGAAGCACTAAAGGCAAAAGAAGAGTCTAAAAATAACGCGCAGTCTGCTAAACGTGAATTAACGGTGGTGGCGACAGCATATACTGCTGATCCGAGTGAGAATGGTACATATGGTGGACGCGTTTTAACTGCGATGGGGCATGATTTAACGGCTAATCCGAATATGAGAATTATCGCAGTAGATCCGAAAGTAATCCCATTAGGATCTAAAGTATGGGTAGAAGGTTATGGAGAAGCGATAGCTGGAGATACCGGAAGTGCAATTAAAGGTAATCGCATTGATGTATTAATGGGTTCAAAAAGTAAAGCGATGAATTGGGGAAGACAAACTGTTAAAGTGAAGATTTTATAA